In a genomic window of Aggregatimonas sangjinii:
- a CDS encoding sulfatase — MKKILFSLFVSGIVSLLAVSCAQNKAEGGKQERQALPSEKPNLIFYLSDDQDVYDYGCYGNDKVKTPSVDRLASEGMLFTNAFTGQAICAPSRSQLLTGKYPLKNGCFANHTRTKPDIESITKHMRDLGYEVVRAGKSHIAPKKVYDWDVEWNPIEKPTGPRKYIPLDSIEQYFKTAKKPFFMLIASGYPHAEYYDVANAKAEAIKWFPFNAHKKDNPGMIKSKAGYYRSIEEDDKQLRSVLELVDTYLDVKNTLFIYSADHGVSGKFTVRDVGLRVPFIARWPNVIRPGATSHQLIHYTDVLPTFMQIAGGKATENMDGKSFLPLLRGEDIEINNYIYGVSTNQNILRSEIFPSRMIRNKRFKYIRNFNAMEVLDQNLGDKPQVNAFIQRGALAFKDVPFEKLYDLESDPYELDNLIKRPAYQDIKYSLTHDMFAWMKEQGDFLTEEIGYMPIITPPGNRGVKLDQNTRKRTIADSLKNTLQKGDYIVIDHW; from the coding sequence ATGAAAAAAATACTCTTCTCGCTATTTGTATCGGGGATTGTTAGCTTACTTGCTGTCAGTTGTGCCCAAAACAAGGCCGAAGGCGGCAAACAGGAGAGGCAAGCCTTACCGAGCGAAAAACCAAATCTTATTTTTTACCTCTCCGATGATCAAGACGTCTATGATTACGGATGTTATGGAAACGACAAGGTAAAAACACCAAGTGTTGACCGTTTGGCATCCGAGGGGATGCTATTTACCAACGCATTTACGGGCCAAGCCATCTGCGCCCCGAGTAGATCTCAATTGCTTACAGGAAAATATCCGCTTAAAAACGGCTGCTTTGCCAACCATACCCGCACCAAGCCCGATATTGAAAGTATCACCAAACATATGCGCGATTTGGGCTACGAGGTAGTACGGGCAGGCAAAAGCCATATCGCCCCAAAAAAGGTGTACGATTGGGACGTGGAATGGAATCCCATAGAAAAACCCACCGGCCCGAGAAAATACATCCCTCTTGATAGCATCGAGCAGTATTTCAAAACGGCCAAAAAACCTTTCTTCATGCTTATCGCATCGGGATATCCGCATGCGGAGTACTATGATGTAGCGAATGCTAAGGCCGAAGCTATCAAATGGTTTCCTTTTAACGCGCATAAAAAAGATAACCCAGGGATGATAAAAAGTAAAGCCGGCTATTACCGAAGTATCGAAGAAGATGACAAACAATTACGTTCGGTATTGGAGCTTGTCGACACTTATTTGGATGTCAAGAATACCCTTTTCATCTACAGTGCCGACCATGGGGTATCGGGTAAATTCACCGTTCGGGACGTTGGCCTGAGAGTGCCGTTCATTGCACGCTGGCCGAACGTAATACGGCCCGGGGCTACATCGCACCAATTGATTCATTATACCGATGTGCTTCCTACCTTCATGCAAATTGCCGGCGGCAAAGCCACCGAGAACATGGATGGAAAAAGTTTCTTGCCGTTGCTCAGGGGAGAGGATATCGAGATCAACAACTATATTTACGGGGTGAGCACCAATCAAAATATTCTAAGATCTGAAATTTTCCCTTCAAGAATGATTCGGAACAAACGCTTCAAGTACATCAGGAATTTCAATGCTATGGAAGTATTAGATCAAAATTTGGGTGATAAACCCCAAGTAAATGCCTTTATCCAAAGAGGTGCTTTGGCCTTCAAGGACGTGCCTTTTGAGAAACTATACGATTTGGAAAGCGACCCTTACGAACTGGATAATCTGATTAAAAGACCAGCATATCAGGATATCAAATACAGCTTAACGCACGATATGTTCGCTTGGATGAAAGAGCAAGGGGATTTCCTAACGGAAGAGATAGGCTATATGCCTATTATCACCCCACCCGGGAATCGCGGGGTAAAGCTTGATCAAAATACCCGAAAAAGAACAATTGCCGACTCCTTGAAAAACACCTTGCAAAAAGGGGACTATATTGTAATCGACCATTGGTAA
- a CDS encoding pirin family protein, translating into MKKTIHTADSRGQANHGWLKSAHSFSFANYHDPERMGFGVLRVLNDDHVAAGMGFGTHGHSNMEIISIPLKGDLEHQDNMGNTTIIREGDIQVMSAGTGVQHSEHNHSKEEAVEFLQIWVIPNKANVSPRYDQISLEQIAVENELYQILSPHQDDDGVWIHQDAWFHLGQFDSAKKFHYHLKKSGNGVYIFILEGEGTIAGEKLMARDAIGIEGTDAVAFEVNTGTRLLVMEIPMTN; encoded by the coding sequence ATGAAAAAGACGATTCACACAGCAGATTCAAGAGGTCAGGCCAATCACGGTTGGCTCAAGAGTGCCCACTCTTTCAGCTTTGCCAATTACCACGATCCGGAGCGAATGGGTTTTGGGGTTTTGCGCGTGTTGAACGATGACCATGTGGCGGCAGGAATGGGTTTTGGCACCCATGGTCATAGCAATATGGAAATCATATCGATTCCGTTGAAAGGCGATTTGGAACACCAGGATAATATGGGCAACACCACGATAATTCGAGAAGGCGATATTCAGGTGATGTCGGCAGGTACGGGCGTGCAGCATAGCGAACACAATCACAGTAAGGAAGAAGCGGTGGAATTCCTTCAGATTTGGGTCATTCCTAATAAGGCCAATGTTTCCCCGCGGTATGATCAAATCAGCCTAGAGCAAATCGCCGTAGAAAACGAACTTTACCAGATTTTATCGCCGCACCAAGATGATGATGGGGTTTGGATCCATCAGGATGCCTGGTTTCATTTAGGGCAATTCGATTCGGCAAAAAAGTTTCATTACCACCTTAAAAAATCGGGCAATGGCGTTTACATTTTTATCCTCGAAGGGGAAGGTACCATTGCAGGTGAAAAATTGATGGCCCGTGATGCCATCGGTATCGAGGGTACCGACGCTGTTGCATTCGAAGTAAATACGGGTACCCGATTGCTCGTGATGGAAATTCCTATGACCAATTAA
- a CDS encoding BLUF domain-containing protein has protein sequence MLDLKEKNPLEMLRQFAVNLNGDLLEDLGAAKLSLNNGNGKGYISLYEVFPGLTAWIYNIEFTRDYTIDLNFSKNRLFYFGYHLSGYQMTKFPNEGMAKKIGERQNFILSGEPDSKAQFKIPGKIRFESCFLIIEPNKLDNRRSNTKTQLKAHLSEIFGEANAKQSYRYFGNIDFRTGFYTERIVKNKRTDLVGRLLVESAILGMLASQIAAHDHDIDTESLQPDLTKEELSGIALMGDYIKENIGEKLPVKELSRRTGLSPKKLQSGVRFLYGHSINKYTANIRLERARELFNETDMNVSQICYKVGYTSRSFFSKQFQDRYGVLPSDYRNTLRKDNLLYEISYRSMAKPDVDGETVGDILMTSKSNNNSLDITGSLIYHRNVFFQLIEGPRRDVLELYEKIKKDSRHFDVQTIWKGSKPSRDFTEWDMAMISDEGVLTIPHDGNTQELGLGHLMGDIGQQSLESKNLWRKVRNVLKTSFENGDISD, from the coding sequence ATGTTGGATTTAAAGGAAAAAAACCCACTGGAAATGTTGCGGCAGTTTGCTGTCAACCTGAACGGAGATTTGCTGGAGGATCTCGGTGCGGCAAAACTATCGTTGAACAATGGTAACGGTAAGGGCTATATTAGCCTTTACGAGGTGTTTCCCGGGCTCACCGCTTGGATTTACAATATCGAGTTTACCAGAGATTATACAATCGATCTGAATTTCTCCAAGAATCGCTTATTCTATTTCGGCTATCATCTCTCCGGGTACCAAATGACGAAATTTCCGAACGAGGGCATGGCTAAAAAGATAGGCGAGCGCCAGAATTTTATACTCTCCGGCGAACCCGACTCCAAAGCACAGTTCAAAATTCCGGGAAAAATCCGATTCGAAAGCTGCTTCTTGATTATTGAGCCAAACAAGTTGGATAATCGGAGATCAAATACCAAGACGCAATTAAAGGCCCATCTTTCCGAAATATTCGGGGAGGCGAATGCAAAGCAATCCTACCGGTATTTTGGTAATATCGATTTCAGGACAGGGTTTTACACAGAAAGAATCGTTAAAAACAAAAGAACAGATCTGGTCGGCAGATTGCTGGTCGAATCGGCAATTTTAGGTATGCTTGCCTCCCAGATAGCGGCGCATGACCACGATATAGATACTGAAAGTCTACAGCCCGACCTCACAAAAGAGGAGCTTTCGGGTATTGCTTTAATGGGCGATTACATTAAGGAGAATATTGGTGAAAAATTACCCGTGAAGGAACTCTCCAGAAGAACCGGCCTTAGCCCGAAAAAGCTCCAAAGCGGAGTGCGCTTTCTTTACGGTCATTCGATCAATAAGTATACGGCGAACATACGTTTGGAGCGTGCGCGTGAGTTGTTCAATGAAACGGACATGAACGTTTCCCAGATTTGTTACAAAGTGGGTTATACGAGCAGAAGTTTTTTTTCCAAACAGTTTCAGGACAGATACGGGGTGCTTCCCAGTGACTACAGAAACACATTGCGTAAGGACAATTTGCTCTATGAGATTTCCTATCGGTCTATGGCCAAGCCAGATGTCGATGGAGAGACCGTGGGGGATATCCTTATGACTTCCAAAAGCAATAACAATTCCCTAGATATTACGGGGAGCTTGATTTACCATAGAAATGTATTCTTTCAGCTGATCGAGGGGCCTAGAAGGGACGTACTGGAACTCTATGAAAAGATAAAGAAAGATTCTAGACATTTCGATGTGCAGACGATATGGAAAGGTTCGAAGCCTTCACGGGATTTTACGGAATGGGACATGGCCATGATATCGGATGAAGGCGTTTTGACAATACCACATGATGGAAATACCCAAGAACTGGGTCTTGGTCACCTTATGGGTGATATCGGACAGCAGAGCCTGGAATCGAAGAACCTGTGGCGGAAGGTGAGAAACGTGTTGAAGACATCCTTCGAAAATGGTGACATCTCCGATTAA
- a CDS encoding YdeI/OmpD-associated family protein, whose amino-acid sequence MVTYKKSTPDKYVDRDLVLEELLCFGWIDGRRMKLDDERTMQLISPRKVQHWSKTYKDRAARLIDEGKMEEAGFLSIEDSKKSGLWNFLDDVDKLIVPDDLETALSRKQEAKDFFYNINDSSKRFVLRWVKLAKTNKTRRNRIDKIVNLSARGEKLPGS is encoded by the coding sequence TTGGTTACCTATAAAAAGAGTACTCCTGATAAATACGTCGATAGAGACCTAGTTCTGGAAGAATTGTTGTGCTTTGGCTGGATTGACGGCAGGCGCATGAAACTGGATGATGAACGTACAATGCAGCTTATTTCACCAAGAAAAGTACAGCATTGGAGCAAAACGTATAAAGACCGAGCGGCCAGATTGATTGATGAAGGCAAAATGGAGGAAGCGGGCTTCCTGTCAATCGAAGATAGTAAGAAAAGTGGTCTTTGGAACTTTCTTGATGATGTGGACAAGCTGATTGTTCCAGATGATTTGGAAACAGCGCTTTCGCGAAAGCAAGAAGCCAAGGATTTCTTTTATAACATTAATGACTCGAGCAAACGATTTGTCCTGCGCTGGGTTAAACTGGCAAAGACGAATAAGACAAGAAGGAATAGGATAGACAAAATTGTAAACCTTTCGGCCAGAGGAGAAAAATTACCTGGAAGTTGA
- a CDS encoding DUF1801 domain-containing protein — translation MRAKQHTIQESFKNLLAEKFPELKPIEKWKQTMWHHNGDLVVSLVPLSKKVKFCFFNTPHLELDKTQRWGTTTSSENLEIPEGSLVDWEQIETLIASILH, via the coding sequence ATGCGTGCAAAACAACATACTATTCAAGAAAGCTTTAAGAATTTATTAGCTGAAAAATTCCCAGAACTAAAACCCATTGAAAAATGGAAACAAACCATGTGGCATCATAATGGGGATTTAGTAGTTTCGCTAGTGCCGCTTTCAAAAAAAGTCAAGTTCTGTTTCTTTAATACTCCCCATTTGGAATTGGATAAGACGCAAAGATGGGGGACGACCACTAGCTCGGAAAATTTGGAAATTCCCGAAGGTTCCTTGGTAGATTGGGAACAAATAGAAACGTTAATTGCGAGTATACTGCATTGA
- the mltG gene encoding endolytic transglycosylase MltG, with protein sequence MKFTRPLKVILILIVLIAGGFFFWFYNILNSPISHSNSDNYITIKQGTPSNSILEMLGEQNILQAPLATKIYLRFFNSDARMEAGDYQFPSPISPIEVINLLKTGRKRTKTLTIPEGWTRFEIAKRIVKEFPVEPLMTEKEVLLLMDDTSLIEDIDSKAQNLEGYLYPTTYEFKLDAHPKEVIAKIVQQFKSVWLTEWDGLALEMGRTKQEIVIIASLIENESKIDAERDLVASVIYNRLERGIPLGIDATNVYIAKLLGRWDGIIHKSDVEVDHPYNTRKIRGLPPGPISSPSKTAIEAALNPAKTENIYYVLNVEANDGSHHFYSSASEFAKGKADYQKWLSGQRGK encoded by the coding sequence ATGAAATTCACTCGCCCTCTGAAGGTAATTTTAATATTGATCGTCTTAATTGCTGGTGGATTCTTTTTTTGGTTTTACAATATCCTAAATAGCCCTATAAGCCATAGTAATTCTGATAATTATATTACAATCAAACAAGGCACTCCTTCTAATAGTATCCTTGAAATGTTGGGCGAACAAAATATTCTCCAAGCACCTCTTGCAACTAAGATATATTTACGATTCTTTAATAGCGATGCTAGGATGGAAGCAGGTGATTACCAATTCCCATCTCCAATAAGCCCTATAGAAGTAATTAACCTACTTAAGACCGGAAGAAAACGCACCAAAACACTTACTATTCCAGAAGGCTGGACGCGCTTCGAGATTGCCAAACGTATTGTTAAAGAATTTCCGGTAGAACCATTGATGACTGAAAAGGAGGTGCTGTTATTGATGGATGATACTAGCTTAATTGAAGATATTGATTCAAAAGCACAAAATCTTGAAGGCTACCTTTACCCTACAACTTACGAGTTTAAATTGGATGCTCACCCCAAGGAGGTAATTGCTAAAATAGTGCAACAATTTAAATCAGTTTGGCTTACGGAATGGGATGGATTGGCACTGGAGATGGGAAGAACAAAGCAAGAGATTGTTATAATCGCAAGTCTTATTGAAAATGAGTCAAAGATTGATGCTGAGCGCGATTTGGTTGCTTCTGTAATTTATAATCGTCTTGAACGGGGAATTCCCCTGGGAATTGATGCTACCAATGTATACATTGCCAAACTGCTCGGCCGTTGGGATGGCATAATTCACAAAAGTGATGTTGAAGTAGACCATCCTTACAATACTCGAAAGATTCGTGGATTGCCACCTGGCCCTATCAGTTCGCCTAGCAAGACGGCTATTGAAGCGGCCCTAAATCCAGCAAAGACGGAAAATATTTATTATGTTCTAAATGTAGAGGCCAACGATGGTTCACATCACTTTTACTCCAGTGCAAGTGAGTTTGCTAAGGGCAAAGCTGATTATCAAAAGTGGTTGTCTGGCCAACGAGGGAAATAA
- a CDS encoding type II toxin-antitoxin system RelE/ParE family toxin, whose protein sequence is MNVRWTRKADQSFNGIVDYLLDIWIVEIATNFVDMVDHTITLIRKNPEMFKVSQYDTISREAFITKHTTMFYRILDDIIEIEYFWGNFDDPEKMSELLKFN, encoded by the coding sequence ATGAATGTGAGGTGGACTAGAAAGGCAGACCAGTCCTTCAACGGAATAGTCGATTACCTATTGGATATTTGGATCGTTGAGATTGCAACGAATTTTGTTGATATGGTAGACCATACTATCACGTTGATCCGGAAGAATCCGGAAATGTTCAAGGTTTCTCAATATGATACTATCAGTCGAGAAGCATTTATCACAAAACATACAACTATGTTTTATCGAATCTTGGACGACATAATTGAGATTGAATACTTCTGGGGGAATTTTGATGACCCTGAAAAGATGAGTGAATTACTTAAGTTCAATTAA
- a CDS encoding YcxB family protein encodes MAVRKWRRQIKEYLDSQEKYESHKIVVTDEYFSIIQDNEETIEKWSNFKRVKIFDSHIWLLGTENFIIPAKSMSPLEFNNLKRLVSTKFK; translated from the coding sequence ATGGCTGTTAGAAAATGGAGGCGTCAAATAAAAGAATACCTTGACTCTCAAGAAAAGTATGAAAGCCACAAAATAGTGGTTACCGATGAATATTTTTCAATCATTCAAGATAATGAAGAGACGATTGAAAAATGGTCCAATTTTAAAAGAGTGAAGATATTTGACTCGCATATATGGTTACTTGGAACTGAAAATTTTATTATTCCTGCGAAATCCATGAGTCCGCTGGAATTCAATAACCTAAAAAGACTTGTTTCAACAAAATTCAAATAA
- a CDS encoding lipocalin family protein, with protein sequence MAKGKRAITKAETETILLTSSSRKCCLCYGIDNDFREKYGQIAHIDGDRTNSSLNNLAWLCLVHHDKFDGKTSQSKGYTIKELRSYRDKLYLEVSAKREKSPNPLYIGRGGNIEVGQIRLFKDIPPLPENEIGLYQLLLGKWKYITRTVNRSIVKVIHSGDGCPDFKPDYIEFTTNKRYIQFAFLDCQEELNTHFLYKLEGKKIMVSYEDTNEAAFDSEIIYINAKTLILRTRSGDIVLEEGFSKIDD encoded by the coding sequence ATGGCAAAAGGAAAAAGGGCGATAACTAAAGCGGAAACTGAAACAATATTACTTACGTCAAGTTCTAGAAAATGTTGTCTTTGTTATGGTATTGACAATGATTTTAGAGAGAAATATGGCCAAATAGCACATATTGATGGTGATAGAACGAATAGTAGTTTAAATAATCTTGCCTGGTTATGCCTGGTGCATCATGATAAATTTGATGGTAAAACAAGTCAGAGCAAAGGTTATACTATAAAAGAACTTAGGAGCTATAGAGATAAACTCTATTTAGAAGTATCTGCAAAAAGGGAAAAGTCACCTAATCCATTATATATTGGTAGAGGTGGAAATATAGAAGTCGGTCAAATTAGGTTATTTAAAGATATACCACCTTTACCAGAAAATGAAATTGGATTATATCAGCTGTTGTTAGGTAAATGGAAATATATAACTAGAACAGTTAATAGATCTATTGTCAAGGTTATACATTCAGGTGATGGTTGCCCAGACTTCAAACCAGATTACATCGAATTTACAACTAACAAGAGGTACATCCAATTTGCCTTTTTAGACTGCCAAGAGGAACTTAATACACATTTTCTTTATAAACTAGAGGGCAAGAAAATCATGGTTTCCTATGAGGATACAAATGAAGCAGCATTTGATAGTGAAATTATATACATAAATGCTAAAACTCTTATTCTAAGAACAAGATCTGGAGATATTGTTTTAGAAGAAGGTTTTAGTAAAATTGATGATTAA
- a CDS encoding recombinase family protein: MDRLARSLIHFIKLMNELEEKGVKFKSITEPFIDSTKNQRIPNFS; this comes from the coding sequence TTGGACCGCCTTGCGCGAAGTTTGATACATTTCATCAAGTTAATGAACGAACTGGAAGAAAAAGGTGTGAAATTTAAGAGTATTACCGAACCCTTCATAGATTCTACCAAAAATCAGCGCATCCCAAATTTTAGTTAA
- a CDS encoding Fic family protein gives MKYNWQQKDWPNFQYKTDVIEDLLYDFAQRTGRISGVLEGFSESEQTDAMINLMVSEAIKTSEIEGEYLSRKDVMSSIRRNLGLNPELPISKDKRVEGITDLMLAIRKHFKAPLTEKILFGWHTMLMKGSKGIQVGQWRSHEEPMQIVSGAIGREVVHFEAPPSNTVSSEMSRFITWFNESQNSIKKPIIRSAIAHLYFETIHPFEDGNGRIGRAVAEKALSQSTGRPVLFSLSKSIESNKTNYYDALKAAQRSNEITDWINYFVKTVLDAQIDAEQEIEFALMKTKFFDQNKDELNERQQKVVRRMLEEEHQGFEGGMNARKYVSLAKTSKATATRDLQDLVAKGIFKPIGGGRSTRYEIKI, from the coding sequence ATGAAATACAATTGGCAACAGAAGGACTGGCCTAATTTTCAATACAAGACAGATGTTATTGAAGATTTACTGTATGATTTCGCGCAGCGAACTGGTCGTATCAGTGGAGTTTTAGAGGGTTTTTCAGAATCGGAGCAGACAGATGCTATGATAAACCTGATGGTTTCCGAGGCTATCAAAACCTCGGAGATTGAAGGCGAATATCTGAGCCGTAAAGACGTTATGTCCTCCATCAGAAGAAATTTAGGGTTAAATCCTGAACTCCCCATATCGAAAGATAAAAGAGTGGAAGGGATAACAGACTTAATGCTAGCCATCCGCAAACATTTTAAAGCTCCGCTCACTGAAAAGATACTATTTGGTTGGCATACCATGCTCATGAAAGGCAGTAAAGGAATCCAAGTTGGTCAGTGGCGTTCGCATGAAGAACCCATGCAAATAGTATCTGGAGCAATTGGCAGAGAAGTAGTTCATTTTGAAGCTCCACCTTCAAATACCGTTTCTTCTGAAATGAGCAGGTTTATAACATGGTTCAATGAATCTCAAAATAGTATCAAAAAACCTATTATAAGGTCAGCTATCGCCCATCTGTATTTTGAAACCATACACCCTTTTGAAGATGGCAATGGCAGAATAGGTAGGGCTGTAGCTGAGAAGGCACTTTCTCAAAGTACTGGTCGTCCAGTTTTGTTCAGTCTTTCCAAATCCATCGAAAGCAATAAGACCAATTATTACGATGCTTTGAAAGCAGCTCAGCGTTCCAATGAAATCACCGATTGGATAAATTACTTTGTCAAAACGGTGTTGGATGCTCAAATCGATGCTGAGCAAGAAATCGAGTTTGCTTTAATGAAAACCAAGTTCTTTGACCAAAACAAAGATGAACTCAACGAGCGTCAACAAAAAGTTGTTCGCAGAATGCTGGAAGAAGAGCACCAAGGTTTTGAAGGGGGGATGAACGCTCGTAAATATGTATCACTTGCAAAGACTTCGAAAGCAACCGCTACAAGGGATTTGCAAGATTTGGTGGCTAAGGGAATTTTTAAGCCTATAGGTGGTGGTCGCAGTACTAGGTATGAAATCAAAATTTGA
- a CDS encoding DUF58 domain-containing protein: protein MNLQSELNKTSLFQNLELTANQVVEGFISGIHKSPFHGFSAEFAEHKIYNNGESTKHIDWKLFAKTDKLYTKRYEEETNLRCHMILDSSASMYYPEVKQLGIGNLNKIGFGVLAIAALMNILKRQRDAVGLSVYSDEYHLYTPEKGSERHHQMLLAKLSEISMQAKPAKATETYTYLHLIAEKIKRRSLIFLFTDMFQTATDDEKLFDALRHLKYNKHEVILFHLLDKDKESRFNFENTPKRYIDVETGEHIDLYSDNIKEAYEKSVGAYFQALKMKCAQYRIKYVEVDVKGDFSTIFNTYMTERQKFL from the coding sequence ATGAATCTCCAATCCGAATTAAACAAGACATCCCTATTCCAGAATCTTGAACTTACGGCGAATCAGGTAGTCGAAGGATTCATCAGTGGTATTCATAAGAGTCCGTTTCACGGCTTTTCCGCTGAATTCGCGGAGCATAAAATCTATAATAATGGCGAGAGTACCAAGCACATCGATTGGAAGCTCTTCGCCAAAACGGATAAGCTGTATACCAAGCGCTACGAAGAGGAGACCAATCTCAGATGTCATATGATTCTGGACAGTTCGGCATCGATGTATTATCCCGAAGTAAAGCAGTTGGGTATCGGGAATCTTAACAAAATCGGATTCGGAGTTTTGGCCATCGCGGCCTTGATGAATATTCTAAAGCGACAGCGCGATGCGGTCGGACTCAGCGTGTATTCAGATGAATATCATTTGTATACACCTGAAAAGGGCAGCGAACGTCATCACCAAATGCTATTGGCCAAGCTTTCCGAAATCAGTATGCAGGCCAAGCCGGCAAAAGCCACCGAAACCTACACCTATTTGCATTTGATCGCAGAAAAGATAAAGCGAAGGAGCCTTATTTTTCTGTTTACCGATATGTTTCAGACCGCTACCGATGATGAAAAGCTTTTCGATGCGCTGCGGCATTTGAAGTACAACAAGCACGAGGTCATTCTCTTTCATTTGTTGGATAAGGATAAGGAGTCGCGTTTCAATTTTGAAAATACCCCAAAGCGTTATATTGATGTAGAGACCGGCGAGCATATCGATTTATATTCCGACAACATCAAGGAGGCCTATGAAAAATCGGTCGGCGCCTATTTTCAAGCCTTAAAAATGAAATGTGCCCAGTACCGCATCAAATACGTCGAGGTGGACGTTAAAGGCGATTTCTCGACCATTTTCAACACCTACATGACCGAGCGCCAGAAATTTCTCTAG
- the trxA gene encoding thioredoxin: MALEITDATFDEVVLKSDKPVVVDFWAAWCGPCRMVGPVIDEVSTEYEGKAVVGKVDVDANQEFAAKYGVRNIPTVLVFKDGEIVSRQVGVSPKKVYTDAIDAVL, translated from the coding sequence ATGGCATTAGAAATAACAGATGCTACTTTTGACGAAGTAGTACTAAAAAGTGATAAACCAGTAGTCGTTGATTTTTGGGCAGCTTGGTGCGGACCCTGTAGAATGGTCGGCCCGGTTATCGATGAAGTAAGTACTGAATATGAAGGTAAAGCGGTCGTTGGTAAGGTCGATGTAGACGCGAACCAAGAATTTGCGGCTAAATACGGCGTTCGAAACATACCAACGGTATTGGTCTTTAAAGACGGTGAAATCGTGAGCAGACAAGTGGGCGTGTCACCTAAGAAAGTATATACCGACGCTATTGACGCGGTATTGTAA